From the genome of Rhodovastum atsumiense, one region includes:
- a CDS encoding recombinase family protein, with the protein MANVQLKARMHEGRRAKAARGELIIGLPRGYVLRPSGEVALDPDEQVRSTVQLVFDVFERRRSVHGVLQYLVDHDIQLPDRVRSGPDKGEVRWNRPNQATIGDMLRHPAYAGAYVYGRRRMERRYQVPDKPHSGRRFIRAPEQWAVLRRDCWPGYIDWETYARNQEQ; encoded by the coding sequence ATGGCGAATGTCCAGCTCAAGGCGCGCATGCATGAGGGACGCCGTGCCAAGGCCGCGCGAGGTGAACTCATCATCGGCCTGCCACGTGGCTACGTGCTGCGCCCTTCGGGGGAGGTCGCGCTGGATCCGGATGAGCAGGTCCGCTCAACGGTGCAGCTGGTATTCGATGTGTTCGAGCGCCGGCGCTCGGTTCATGGGGTGCTGCAGTATCTGGTTGACCATGACATCCAGCTCCCTGACCGCGTGCGCTCCGGACCGGACAAGGGGGAGGTCCGCTGGAACCGGCCGAACCAGGCGACAATCGGCGACATGCTGCGCCATCCCGCCTATGCTGGAGCCTATGTTTACGGCCGGCGTCGGATGGAGCGCAGGTACCAGGTGCCCGACAAGCCGCACAGCGGACGGCGTTTCATCCGTGCGCCGGAGCAGTGGGCGGTGCTGCGCCGGGATTGCTGGCCAGGCTACATCGACTGGGAAACCTACGCGCGCAACCAGGAGCAAAT